One genomic window of Vibrio mangrovi includes the following:
- a CDS encoding 4Fe-4S dicluster domain-containing protein produces MKNFVIADPKKCIGCRTCMAACSDVHQKVGLQSYPRLTVVKNEDTTVPVMCRHCEDAPCATVCPVQAITKEADRILLNESICVGCTLCAVACPFGAIAFDGSRPISLANSYDTYIPSTPRTSNPSTSVPGTFGHDLLAWEPGVKSIAVKCDLCEFRENGPACVEVCPTDAIVLVSEESTENARNLKRELTANGLLTVNMEK; encoded by the coding sequence ATGAAAAATTTTGTAATTGCAGATCCTAAGAAGTGTATCGGGTGTCGGACATGCATGGCTGCTTGTTCAGATGTTCACCAGAAAGTCGGTCTGCAAAGTTATCCGCGTCTGACTGTTGTGAAAAATGAAGATACAACAGTCCCGGTTATGTGTCGCCATTGTGAAGATGCTCCGTGTGCAACGGTTTGTCCGGTTCAGGCGATCACTAAAGAAGCGGATCGGATACTCCTTAATGAATCTATCTGCGTTGGTTGTACGTTATGTGCGGTTGCTTGCCCGTTTGGAGCGATTGCGTTTGATGGGAGTCGACCTATTTCGTTAGCGAATAGCTACGATACATATATTCCTTCTACACCACGTACCAGTAATCCATCTACATCTGTTCCCGGAACCTTTGGGCATGATCTTCTGGCTTGGGAGCCAGGAGTAAAGAGTATCGCTGTGAAATGCGATTTGTGTGAATTCAGGGAGAACGGTCCGGCTTGCGTTGAGGTCTGCCCGACTGATGCGATTGTTTTGGTCAGTGAAGAATCGACGGAGAATGCTCGTAATCTCAAGAGAGAATTGACTGCCAACGGATTACTGACTGTGAATATGGAGAAATAA